The following are from one region of the Methanospirillum hungatei genome:
- a CDS encoding adenosylcobinamide amidohydrolase: MEKNENNSVDQCTTLQMIYKTSSGEEVFRNENSIVVRFPGKRNAVTTSYVNGGYQEDLTSVFNHEPKPTKGHCSHDLEGGSVEAYIGIHSRRLGLDPDTTAAMMTAAKMKNAAISTRSFRNLEVTSIVTAGIEVNGGRAGDPASWHEEEGQTIYVGGTINTIILVNCCLPAHTLTRVIMTATEAKTVAIQQLMAPSKYSTGIATGSGTDQICVISNLESPHVITWAGKHSKLGELVARCVIDATTEALAKQTNLTPDSQRDMLVRLDRFGIDEKKYWEVAASLEGENKRDLFIRNLRNFSKTPTVVAMVSSLLHIVDEVSWGLIPELAGKSAAISVMKTLPDVVNTQKKPDFNAIIDERNSIIENWVRLSAWCVKCGFSGNNV; encoded by the coding sequence TTGGAAAAAAATGAAAATAACTCGGTTGATCAGTGCACAACTCTGCAGATGATTTATAAAACGAGCAGCGGTGAGGAGGTATTTCGGAATGAAAATTCTATTGTTGTCAGATTTCCTGGAAAGCGAAATGCAGTAACCACCTCGTATGTGAATGGCGGGTACCAGGAAGATCTTACATCTGTCTTCAACCATGAACCAAAACCCACAAAGGGACATTGTTCCCATGACCTTGAAGGAGGGAGTGTAGAGGCCTATATTGGTATCCATTCCCGTCGGCTTGGTCTTGACCCAGATACCACTGCAGCCATGATGACCGCAGCAAAGATGAAGAATGCTGCGATTTCAACGCGTTCATTCCGGAACCTGGAAGTAACCTCGATAGTAACGGCGGGAATTGAGGTAAACGGGGGGAGGGCAGGGGATCCTGCCTCATGGCATGAGGAAGAAGGACAAACGATCTATGTTGGTGGGACCATTAATACCATCATCCTTGTCAACTGCTGCCTTCCTGCTCATACTCTGACCCGTGTGATCATGACCGCTACTGAAGCAAAAACTGTCGCAATTCAGCAGTTAATGGCCCCGAGTAAATATTCTACGGGCATTGCAACCGGTTCAGGGACAGACCAGATTTGTGTCATCTCGAATTTGGAAAGTCCGCATGTGATCACCTGGGCTGGAAAACATTCCAAACTTGGTGAACTGGTTGCCAGGTGTGTCATTGATGCAACGACCGAAGCATTAGCAAAACAGACCAATCTGACTCCGGATTCTCAGAGGGATATGCTGGTTCGACTTGATCGGTTCGGGATAGATGAGAAGAAATACTGGGAGGTTGCTGCTTCCCTTGAGGGTGAGAATAAAAGAGATCTATTTATCCGGAATCTTCGTAACTTCTCTAAAACGCCCACTGTGGTTGCAATGGTCTCTTCCCTCCTCCATATTGTAGATGAAGTGAGCTGGGGACTTATTCCTGAACTGGCTGGGAAAAGTGCGGCCATTTCGGTGATGAAGACTCTTCCGGATGTGGTCAATACACAGAAAAAACCGGATTTTAACGCTATTATTGATGAAAGAAATAGTATCATTGAGAATTGGGTGCGGCTCTCTGCATGGTGTGTAAAATGTGGGTTTTCAGGAAATAACGTATGA